The Xenopus tropicalis strain Nigerian chromosome 1, UCB_Xtro_10.0, whole genome shotgun sequence DNA segment CCCGCACATACACAGTAATCATGTTGATTAAAGGCAGTACAGAGtgacacatactgacacacaggCTGACACAGATCTATATATACTTGTACACAGAGACTGATATGCACACACATAAACAGTAATCCATACACGCTTGAGTGAAAGTCCCATTGTTACAGTAACAGTGTCAAGAAATGTTACAGTGATATGCATTTCTGAGTGGGGGGTTATACCTGATTGACACACACAAACATAGGCACATATACATTGTACATACAAACACAACTAGAGAAATCTGACCTGAAATTAACAGGAGACTGGAGTCAAGGGTAAGTAGGGGGCTAGATATCAATAATGATGTCTGGTTAGTCTTTATTTTCAGCTAACCAGTTCAGCAGAATGCATGGCTGGGGAAATAACTAGATCACTTGCAGAGCTGTGACACTTTTCTCACTCTGGCTCCACAATCCATGCATTTGGGGAAGGTCACACAGTCAGTTTGTCTTCCTCTCTGCAGATGACCGATCAAGCTGGACTACATGTTTTTTCTTAGTCCCACCCCCTACTCCTTCAAAATAAGGGAGGGTGATCAGTGCTGTGGTCATTTTAATAAAGCAAATGCTCACTCTAAGCACTATGCCAATGCCTTGTTCTGGCCCTGAGGTTAAATCACTCAACACAATCTCCTCCTCTGCTACACATATCTTTCTCCCCACTCCATCCGTactcttccccctccctccccagcaGTCCCCTCCCTCCCATTCAAGTTGAGCCTGGAGCTGTCACACGCTCTGTGGTGCTGATCTGAGGCGGCCGGTAGGAGATGCCTGCACTTGTCGTGCCTCTACTATGAGAAGCAGGCACTAAAGCATCCTCAAGTCTGGAGTATGAGCCAGCCCGGCAGCTCTCTGCTCCAAGCAGGGGATATTCGTAGATCCCACCATGGACACCAGCTGCCCCACGAGCCTGATCCAAGCTTTAGGAGGCCTCTGTGTTATCCCATGGACAGAGAGATGGGTGTAAGCAGGATGCGTGTGTCCCCCCGGCAACTTGAGTGCTCCCCACTATCAGGAACACCGGGAAGATCTACGCAAGAAGATGGTGGAAGGAGATCTAGGCATCCGGGTTATCCCCATTATCCTCATAACCCCACCAGTCATCACCGGCATATTCCCAGTCATCACCACTACCCTTCCAACAGTCAGCAGTGCAGCAGCCCTCCATATGATCACCCCAGTCACATACAACATCACCCTAATTTTCAAAGTCATTACCCACAGCCCCCCATTCATCAACATCATGAAATTCAGACTGCCCCTATCCATGAACCCTGCTCAAGACCACTCCATTCTAGCCCCAGGCAACAAAACCCTAGCTCCAGACATCCAGCTCACCATACCAGAGAGTACCCAGtaagcccaagggagcaaacccCCAGCCCTAGGCAACTTCCACACAGCCCTAAGGAGCTACAAGAAGGTGCTGATGAACAGAAAGTAAAGAGAAAAGAGAACGTTAAGAGTTCAGATGGAGTCTCTAATCAGTCATCCAAGCCCAGCAACAATGAGCCAGAGGCTGAAACAGAACCACTGTTTGTGGAGTTGCACCCCATTCTCAGCTCTGTGTTTGGTCAGGTGAGAAAAATAAATTCCTGTGCACCCTTACCTAGCCTTTAGCAAAGAATGTCTTACCTGAAACTTTcctgttgttgctgaactacatatCTCAATATATATTCACTGCAGGAGGCTGTGATACTGTTGTACTTCAGCAGCTCTATGGCTATCGGATGGTCAGGTTTGCCCTGTGTCACTCCCCCAACCccccttaatttttttttcttgctgtagTTTTACATTAAGTTCAGCCAAAGCTCCAGTCCATTGACCACTATAATATATCTTTTCTGTGTCTTGCTTGTGACCTGCACAGTCAATAAATTATTGGTTGGAATTCTTTCTGGTTATGTTAGTAATAATATAGAATAATGTTATTTAAAGCATTATAAACAGAGGCCCAGATTATCAAGATATAAAAGCCATATTTTTATGGCTTCATCTATAAATTGTCATCAGCTAAAACCCATAACTTTGGGTGCAATAATGTGGactgtataataataatcataatagcAGTCAACAAATCTATTTATTTATGATCCGTTCATGTAAGCAATCAGATTGTTTATTGCTATTACACATACAGACAGTGTGGATACTGAAGTACGCAGTGTATACCTCATCTGATTCAGGAGGTGAGCACTTGTAGACAAACAAGCAAACACTGCAGCACTTTACACAACATGGAGAGCACCTTGTTTTTGCATGCAGTGCTACGGCATTTGTGTGTTTaccagatatatagaaataaagatagatagatgatagctgatagatagatagatagatagatagatagatagatagatagatagatagccttTATTTTTTGTGATCATCTGCTAAATACCAAAATACCTGCCAGGATACCAAGATTAAAAAGAATCTTAGAAAGCTTTCAAATGTGGCTCTGTCAATACAGGTTCCCAGATGGTAGACTAATGGTATAGGAAACAGGTGctctagtatatacagtacatgttgtGTTGCTTTGTAAATAAGAAACCTTGGCTCTAAATACATTTCTGTTGGAGATTCTGATTAACACCATAGGACAGATACACTTGAGCCTGCAGACGCCCTTACTTACAactttattagggatgcacctcaAAATTTTTGAAAGGGTCATGTAgaatataattttatatgtagTTAGTTAAAGTTAATCACATAGCAGAGCAGTACCCATAGACAAACATACATAAATGTGGTAAATACTCAAGTGCTCTCATTATTGATGTGAAATTACTCATTATTATTTTAGAAGATAATATACAATAGAAAATACGCAAAAATGTATTATCTATcttgtaataatatatattatatacaatgtatgtatatttaatacATGCATAAAAGTCACATTGTTATCCTTGTGTCCAGTAAATTAAGCTGTTCTTAAGTTCTTAAGTTTCTTATGCCAGTACTA contains these protein-coding regions:
- the cabp1 gene encoding calcium-binding protein 1 isoform X1 encodes the protein MSQPGSSLLQAGDIRRSHHGHQLPHEPDPSFRRPLCYPMDREMGVSRMRVSPRQLECSPLSGTPGRSTQEDGGRRSRHPGYPHYPHNPTSHHRHIPSHHHYPSNSQQCSSPPYDHPSHIQHHPNFQSHYPQPPIHQHHEIQTAPIHEPCSRPLHSSPRQQNPSSRHPAHHTREYPVSPREQTPSPRQLPHSPKELQEGADEQKVKRKENVKSSDGVSNQSSKPSNNEPEAETEPLFVELHPILSSVFGQDRELRPEEIEELKEAFKEFDKDKDGYISCKDLGDCMRTMGYMPTEMELIELSQQINMNLGGHVDFDDFVELMGPKLLAETADMIGVKELRDAFKEFDTNGDGEISMSELREAMKKLLGQQVGHRDIEDIIRDVDLNGDGQVDFEEFVRMMSR